AGCAGATGTTCGGGCTCTCCACGGTCGCGGTGATGACGGCGTCGTCGCAGGGCACCGTGCAGGTCTGGCACCTCGAGGCGAACGTCGCCCAGCAGGTCGCCGACGACCTCGCCCACCGGGCCGAGCAGGTCCGCGACCAGGCCACATGACCGCCCCGACACCCCAGCCACCGACGACGGGACGGCGGACCTCGCCGCTCGTCGTCCTCGTGCACACGGCGACCTTCCGCCAGGCGCGGCAGTTCGTCCCGGCGGTCATCCCGATCGTCGCGGCCACCGGCCTGGGCGGCGGGACGACGACGGTGGTCGCCCTCGTCGTCGGCGTCACCCTGCTGTCCCTGGCCACCGCCGCCCTCTCCTGGTGGCGGTTCACCTACGCCGACGGCCCCGCCTCGGTCGTCGTCACCCGCGGGCTGCTGTCCCGCTCGGTGCGCACCGTGCCGAACGACCGCATCCGCGGCGTCGAGGTGGAGACCCCGCTGCTGCACCGGCTGTTCGGCCTGGTCCGAGTGCGCATCGACGCCGCGGCCGGCGCGGTCAACGGCAAGGAGGAGGAGCTCGTCGTCGACGGCCTTCCCCGCGCCGAGGGCGACCGGCTGCGCGCCGCCGTCCTCACCCACCGGTCCACGCCGGCGCCGGACGAGGGCACCGAGCCCGAGCCGGAGGAGCAGTTCGCCCGGTTCGACAACCGCTGGCTCCTCTACGCCCCGCTGGTCGGCAGCTACCTGGCCGTGCCGCTCGCCGCCGTCGGCGGGCTCTTCCGGCTGGCCCAGGAGCTGCCCGAGCGGTTCCGCCCCGACGTCCCCGGCGTGGAGGTCGTCGGCGTGCAGTCGCTCCTCGTCGCCCTCGGGATCGCGCTCGTGCTGCTCGTCGCGGGCTCGGTCATCGGCGCCGCCGTCGTCAACTGGGGCTTCCGGCTGACCCGGCGGGGCGGCTCGCTGGTCGCGGCGCGCGGGCTGGTCACCCGCCGGCACACCGAGCTGGAGATCGACCGGATCCGCGGCTGGACCCTCACCGAGGGCGTGGGCATGCGCTGGGTGCGGGCGGCGCGGGTCAGCGCCCTGGTCACCGGGCTGGGCGATGCCGCCCGACGCGGGCAGCTGCTGCCGCTGGGGCCCCGCGAGGAGGGCCGGGCGGTCGGCGTCCGCCTCGTCCCCGAGCCGGGCCCGCTGCTGCCCCATCCTCCGGCCGCGCGACGACGGCGGATCGTCCGCGCCCTCACGGCCGGTCTCCTGGTCACCGCGGCCGGTGCGGTGGTGACGCCGCTGCTCGGCTGGTGGTGGGTTCTCGCGCTCGGCCTGGTGCTCCTGGTCCTGGGCGTGCCGCTCGGGCTGGGCCGGTACGCCGCCCTGGGCCACGCGACCGGGCCGGACTCGTTCGCCGTCCGCAGCGGATGGCTGGTCCGCGAACAGGCGGTGCTGCAGCGCCGGGCCGTCGTCGGCTGGCAGGTGCGGCAGTCGCCGTTCCAGCGGTCGGCGGGCCTGGCGACCGTCCTCGCCTGCGTCGGCGCCGGGCGCGGCGGCTACGCGGCCGTCGACATGGCGGCGGACGAGGTCGCCGAGTTCACCGCCGCCGCCTCCGACGGCTGGGCCCGCGAGCTCGCCGCCCGCCGAGACGGCGTCACCCGACCGGCGGGATGACCTGCTGCCGGCTCCCCAGCAGGTCCCGGGCCAGCGCAGCGGCGGCGTGCGGATGCTCGGCGGCGAGCAGCCCGATCGCGGCGAGGACGTAGCTCCGGTCGACGATCACCGGCGTCCCGGCGAGCACGCTGCCGGCGCCACCGGCATCCGCGGCCACCCGCGTGAGAACCCGGTCGACTGCGGCCCGGTCGGCATGGCGGAAGACACCCCCGGAGAGCACCACGAGGCCGGCAGAGCGGGCGCTCGCGCCGCCGGGGCCGTACCCGGCCTCGGCCCGCAGGTGCCGGCGCAACGCCACGGTCGCTGCCGCCTCGCCCAGGTCCAACGGGTCGTCGCCGGGCTCGCCCAGCCCCTCGGCCACCGCCGCGGCCCGGAGCGCCTCCACGCTCCACGAGACGCCCAGATCGCCTTCCACGGTCCGACGACGGGCCGGCACGCCGACCGCCTCCCGGCCCAGCGTCGCCTGCTCGGCGTCGGGGTCCGGGACGCAGTAGACGTCGGTGGTCGCGCCGCCCACGTCCAGGACGACGACGGAGACCCGCTCCGGGGCGAGCACGCGGGCCAGCACCGTCACGCCCTCGAGGACGGCGTCCGGCGTCACCGCGCGGACCCAGGATCGCAGCCCCGGGTCGGTGGAGAGCCGGCCGCCGCCGATCACGTGCTCGAGGAAGACCGCGCGGATCGCTGTCCGGGCGGACTCGGGCGCCAGCCGGCCGATGTCGGGCAGCACGTTGTCGGCCTCGTGCACGGGCAGCCCGCCGTCCCGCAGCACGGCGGCGACCTCGTCCCGCACGGCGACGTTGCCCGCGAGCACGACCGGGACGGACCGCGGAAGGACCCCGCTGCCCCCCAGCACTCGCGCGCTCGCACTGGGACCCTGCACCGGGGCCGAAGACGCGAGCACAGCCGCGTTCGCCCGCAGCACCGACGCCTCGCCGCCGTCGGTGCCCCCGACCAGGAGGACGACGTCCGGCTCCGCGGCCCGCAGCGCGTCCAGCCGGTCGGCGTCCAGCAGCCCGGCGGCGACGTGCACGACCCGCGCACCGGCCGACAGCGCCGCCCGGTGCCCGGCCTCGGCGCTGATCAGCTGCTCGTACCCGACCACCGCCAGCCGCAGCCCGCCCCCGGCGCTGGAGCACGCCACGACGGGCGCCTCGGGGAACCCCGCCGTCGCGGCGAGGACGCCGGTGACGACGTCGTCCAGGGTGGTCGGCGCCTGGGCCGTGGCCAGCAGGTGCCCGGTGGCCGGATCGACCAGCGCGGCCTTGGTGAACGTCGACCCGATGTCGACGCAGGCGAGCGTCATGCCCGCAGGAGCCCGGCGCCGGACGGGACGAGTCGGGCGGTCACCCGGCGGACCCTATCGACCGCGCCGGATGGCCCTCCGGGGCCACCGAACGGCCCGACCGGTCCGCGGCCGGCGGGCAGGGAAGCCTTGCCTGCTCCCCAGCCCACCGTGCGAGGTCCCCGTGTACCTGTCCAAGACCGACGCCGCGCTCCTCCCCACCCAGCTCGGCGGTCGCCCGGCCGCGCCCACGGCGGAGCCGGCGAACGGCCGGCGGCTGTGGCCGCTGCTGGGCCCGGCGTTCGTCGCCGCCGTCGCCTACGTCGACCCGGGGAACTTCGCGACGAACTTCTCCGGCGGCGCCTCGTTCGGCTACACCCTGCTCTGGGTGATCGTCGCGGCCAACCTCATGGCGATGCTCATCCAGTCGCTGACCGCCAAGCTGGGGCTGGCCACCGGGCGCGACCTCGCCACGCTCTGCCGGGAGCGGCTGCCCCGCCCGGTCACCCGCGGGCTGTGGCTGCAGGCCGAGGCGGTCGCGATCGCCACCGACCTGGCCGAGATCGTCGGCGGAGCGGTCGCGCTGTACCTCCTCTTCGGCGTCCCGCTGCCGGTGGGCGGGGTGATCACCGCCGTCGTCGCCTTCGTCCTGCTGGCCGCCCAGTCGCGCGGGCACCGCCCCTTCGAGCGGGTCATCGCCGGCCTGCTCCTGGTCATCGGCCTGGGCTTCGGCTACACGCTGATCGGCTCCGGCGTCGACGTCGCGGGCGCGGCGGCCGGCCTGGTGCCCTCGTTCGCCGGCCCCGAGAGCCTGATCCTCGCCACCGGAATCCTCGGCGCCACCGTGATGCCGCACGTCATCTACGTGCACTCCGCGCTCACCCCCGGCCGGTACGGCGACGCCGTCACGGCCGGGAAGACGGCGGGCGGACGGCGACGGCTGCTGCGCGCGCAGCGCCTCGACGTCCTGCTGGCGATGGGCTTCGCCGGGCTGATCAACGCGGCGATGCTCGTCGTCGCCGCCCAGCTGTTCACCGGAACCGGCATGGACGGCTCCCTGGAGGCCGTGCACGCCGGCCTGGGCGAGGAGCTGGGCCGGGGCGCCGGCATCGTGTTCGGCATCGCGCTGCTCGCCTCGGGCTTCGCCTCGTCGTCGGTCGGCACGCACGCCGGCCAGGTGGTGATGGCCGGCTTCCTGCGCCGCTCCATCCCGGTGCTGCTGCGCCGGCTGGTCACGCTGGCCCCCGCGCTGCTCATCCTGCTGCTGGGCGTGGACCCCACGACGGCGCTGGTCTGGTCCCAGGTGGTGCTGTGCTTCGGCATCCCGTTCGCCCTGGTGCCGCTGCTGTGGCTGACCAGCCGCCACGACGTCATGGGCGGCTGGGTGAACCGGCGGCGGACGACGGCGACCGGCGCGGTCATCGCCGCCCTCATCATCGCGCTCAACCTGCACCTGCTCGTGCAGCTCACGATCGGCTGACTCCGGCAGCACAGGGAACGACGGACGAGCCCGCACCCGCCCCTGGTGCTCGTGACGGGGACGTCGAGCCGCGCCGCGGAGGGTGGAGCCGCGTCAGCGCGCGGCTCGACAATGCGGCACGCGGCTCCACCCGCAGGAGGACCGGGGCCGGAGCGACCTCAGCCCTGCGCGCGCTGGTCCAGCCCGACCCGGCCGGCCAGCGCGGCCGCCTCCACGCGGCTGGACACGCGGAGCCGCCGCAGCAGGTGCGCCACCAGCCGCTTCGCCGTCCGCTCGGAGACGTGCAGGGTCGTGGCGATGTCCACCGTCCCGGCGCCGGCGGCGATCAGCCGCCAGAGCCGGCGCTCGTCCGCGGTGAGCTGCCCGGCGATCCCCTCGTCCGCCGTGGGCGTCGCGCTCTCGAGCAGGTGACGGAGCAGGGCCTCCGGCAGCACCGACCACCCGTCGAGGACGGCGAGCAGCGGTCCCACCAGCGACTCCGGATCGGCCGTCTTGGGCAGGAAGCTGGAGGCGCCCGCGCGCAGGGCCTCGATGGCCGCGTCCTCCTGCGCCATGCCCGACATGGCGACGACCCGCACCGTCGGCTCCACCCGGCGGACGGCGGCGATCGCCCGGCTGCCACCCGGTGGTGGCATCTGCACGTCGATGACGGCGACGTCGGCCCGGAACCGCTGCACGAGTGCCGCCGCGGCGGAGGCGTCGTCCGTGGTGCCCACCACCCGCACCCGGCCCTCGCTCACCTCGGGCAGGAGCAGGGACAGTCCCCGGGTGAAAAGTGGGTGGTCGTCCACCACAATCACGTCCAGGGGGTTCCGGCGTGAAACAGCGGCGCCGTCCTCGCCCATGTTCTCCCGCCCGTCCGTGCGTCCTGGCGTGCTGCTCGCGGGAGCGGAGGTGCCCGTGATCCTGGCCCAGCACACCTCTCGCGGACGTCAGCGCGGATTCCTGCCCGCGATGGTCCGCAGGGCCTGTTCCCGGCTGCGGCGGGCCATCCGCCCCGACCCCGACCAGCTACCGCCCAGCCCCGAGGACGCGCTGCTCCGGGCACTGTGCCACGACATGCGCGGCTCCCTCACCTGTCTGGAGAGCGCGCTCCACCACCTCGGCCGCACCGAGCCGGCCCGGTCCGACGTCCTCGCCATGGCCCAGGCCCAGGCGTCCCACCTGACCTCGCTGCTGCGCACCGCGGAGGCGACCGCCGGGGCACCGCCCCGGCGTCCGGCCGCGGGCCAGCTGCTGCCCGACGTGCTGGCCGCGTCCGTCGCCGCCTCCGGGCTCCCCCGCCACCAGCTCACCGTGCACCTGGACGAGACGGCGGGCGGCGTGCGGGTCGGCGACGCCCGGCTGCAGCGCATCCTGGTGAACCTCCTGGAGAACGCCCACCGGCACGGTGGCGGGGCGCCCGTGCGCGTGGGGATCACCAGCGGCGGCGGCTGGGTGGAGTGCGCCGTCACCCAGTCCGGCATCGCCTCCGAGCGGGTGGTCGGTCACCTCAGCACCAGGCGGCCACCGGCCGATCTCACCGGGCTCGGACTGTGGTCGGTGCAGCAGCAGGCGCGGGAACTGGGCGGCTGGATCGTCTGGGAGGAGGGCGGCGGGGCGTTCACGCTCCGGGTCCAGCTGCCCGATGACTAGGCCCCCGTGCAGGGGTCCGCCGCGAGCGTGCGAGCGGTGGAGGGCACGGGGGTCCTCTTATTGGCACCGGGGGGCCACCGGACGGCACGGGCAGGCCATCGGGCGCGGGCAGAACGTCGGTGTGCCCGCGAACGCGGGTGCTTCGACGCAGAGGGAGAACCCGTGTTCACGCACACTCACGCGCTGCAGTACGAGGCCAAGCCCGACGGTCCCGACCCGGCCTTCGCCCGCCGCCTCCAGGAGGTCCTCGGCGGGCAGTGGGGCGAGATGACCGTCGCCACCCAGTACCTGCTGCAGGGCTGGAACTGCCGGCTCCCCGGCAAGTACAAGGACATGCTGCTGGCCATCGGCACCGAGGAACTGGCCCACGTCGAGATCCTCGTGACGATGATCGACCGGCTCCTGGACCACCAGCCGCTCAAGCCGGACTCGGCCGACCGGACCAACGAGGCCGCGGCCGGCTACGGGCAGTCCAATCCGCAGCACGCCATCGTCAACGGTGGCGGCGCCTATCTCCGCGACAGCATGGGGCTCCCGTGGAGCGGCGGCTACGTCACCGCCAGCGGCAACCTGATGGCCGACTTCAACTACAACGCGACCGCCGAGATGATGGGGCGGCTGCAGGTCGCCCGGCTCTACAACATGACCGACGACCCGGGAGTGAAGGAGACGCTGCGGTTCCTGCTCGCCCGGGACCACTACCACCAGATGCAGTGGCTGAAGGCCATCGAGGAACTGAAGGTGGACGGGCTGGAGAACATCCCCGTGCCGGAGGCGTTCCCGATGGACGAGGAGCCGGGCGAGTTCGGCTACCTCTTCCTCGACGCCTCCGACGGCCCGGACGCCGCCGCCGGGTCGTGGGCGAGCGGCCCGGCGATCGACGGCTCGGGCAGGAACCTCGGTTCGGCGCCGATCGAGGCCACCGCCGACGCCCCCATCCTGCCGCCGGGCGACCCGCGGCTGTACGGCACCCCGCCGGTGCCGGGCGAGGGGCTGCTGCAGAAGGCCAAGGACCTGCTCAAGTGAGCTGACCGCACCACTGCGCCGTCGCCGTGCCGGTGGCCCGTCCCTCGCAGGGCAGGCCGCCGGCCCGGCGGGACGCCTCCCCGGAGGTCTCACCGTGCACCTGCACCTGCCCCACCTGCCCCACCTGCCCCACCTGCCCGTTGCCGCCGTCCTGCTCTCGATGGTCTACGCGTCCGCGATCGCCGTCGCGCTCGCGAACCCGGGCCGGCCGACCCTCGCCGGTCTCGTCGTCCTCGCGGGCCTGACCGCCCGCTGGATCGCGCACGCCCGGCGCCACGTCCGGGGTGCGCGCCCCGTCCAGGTCGCCGTCGCCGACACCGCCGTCGCGGTGGACGCCGTCCTGTCCGCCGACCCTGAAGCGGCTGCTGCCCGCGCCGCCGCAGCCTGACCCGTCGGAGCCGCCGTGTGGTGGCGAGTACCGCGGCGAACCGCGGTACTCGCCACCATCCGGCGGTCGGCTCAGTCCTCGGTGAGGAGCGACCCGTAGTCGGCCAGCAGCCAGATCTCGGGCGACGACGTCGAGTTCGCGGCCACGAGCAGACCGCCGTCCCCGTCGGGCATGATGTCCACCCCGGTCAGCGGCCGGGACGACGGCACGGCCACCGGCCGCCAGCTGCGAGCGTCGGTCGACAGCCAGACCACGGCACCGCGCTGTCCG
The DNA window shown above is from Blastococcus colisei and carries:
- a CDS encoding glutamate mutase L, encoding MTLACVDIGSTFTKAALVDPATGHLLATAQAPTTLDDVVTGVLAATAGFPEAPVVACSSAGGGLRLAVVGYEQLISAEAGHRAALSAGARVVHVAAGLLDADRLDALRAAEPDVVLLVGGTDGGEASVLRANAAVLASSAPVQGPSASARVLGGSGVLPRSVPVVLAGNVAVRDEVAAVLRDGGLPVHEADNVLPDIGRLAPESARTAIRAVFLEHVIGGGRLSTDPGLRSWVRAVTPDAVLEGVTVLARVLAPERVSVVVLDVGGATTDVYCVPDPDAEQATLGREAVGVPARRRTVEGDLGVSWSVEALRAAAVAEGLGEPGDDPLDLGEAAATVALRRHLRAEAGYGPGGASARSAGLVVLSGGVFRHADRAAVDRVLTRVAADAGGAGSVLAGTPVIVDRSYVLAAIGLLAAEHPHAAAALARDLLGSRQQVIPPVG
- a CDS encoding PH domain-containing protein → MTAPTPQPPTTGRRTSPLVVLVHTATFRQARQFVPAVIPIVAATGLGGGTTTVVALVVGVTLLSLATAALSWWRFTYADGPASVVVTRGLLSRSVRTVPNDRIRGVEVETPLLHRLFGLVRVRIDAAAGAVNGKEEELVVDGLPRAEGDRLRAAVLTHRSTPAPDEGTEPEPEEQFARFDNRWLLYAPLVGSYLAVPLAAVGGLFRLAQELPERFRPDVPGVEVVGVQSLLVALGIALVLLVAGSVIGAAVVNWGFRLTRRGGSLVAARGLVTRRHTELEIDRIRGWTLTEGVGMRWVRAARVSALVTGLGDAARRGQLLPLGPREEGRAVGVRLVPEPGPLLPHPPAARRRRIVRALTAGLLVTAAGAVVTPLLGWWWVLALGLVLLVLGVPLGLGRYAALGHATGPDSFAVRSGWLVREQAVLQRRAVVGWQVRQSPFQRSAGLATVLACVGAGRGGYAAVDMAADEVAEFTAAASDGWARELAARRDGVTRPAG
- a CDS encoding manganese catalase family protein; this translates as MFTHTHALQYEAKPDGPDPAFARRLQEVLGGQWGEMTVATQYLLQGWNCRLPGKYKDMLLAIGTEELAHVEILVTMIDRLLDHQPLKPDSADRTNEAAAGYGQSNPQHAIVNGGGAYLRDSMGLPWSGGYVTASGNLMADFNYNATAEMMGRLQVARLYNMTDDPGVKETLRFLLARDHYHQMQWLKAIEELKVDGLENIPVPEAFPMDEEPGEFGYLFLDASDGPDAAAGSWASGPAIDGSGRNLGSAPIEATADAPILPPGDPRLYGTPPVPGEGLLQKAKDLLK
- a CDS encoding Nramp family divalent metal transporter codes for the protein MYLSKTDAALLPTQLGGRPAAPTAEPANGRRLWPLLGPAFVAAVAYVDPGNFATNFSGGASFGYTLLWVIVAANLMAMLIQSLTAKLGLATGRDLATLCRERLPRPVTRGLWLQAEAVAIATDLAEIVGGAVALYLLFGVPLPVGGVITAVVAFVLLAAQSRGHRPFERVIAGLLLVIGLGFGYTLIGSGVDVAGAAAGLVPSFAGPESLILATGILGATVMPHVIYVHSALTPGRYGDAVTAGKTAGGRRRLLRAQRLDVLLAMGFAGLINAAMLVVAAQLFTGTGMDGSLEAVHAGLGEELGRGAGIVFGIALLASGFASSSVGTHAGQVVMAGFLRRSIPVLLRRLVTLAPALLILLLGVDPTTALVWSQVVLCFGIPFALVPLLWLTSRHDVMGGWVNRRRTTATGAVIAALIIALNLHLLVQLTIG
- a CDS encoding response regulator, encoding MDDHPLFTRGLSLLLPEVSEGRVRVVGTTDDASAAAALVQRFRADVAVIDVQMPPPGGSRAIAAVRRVEPTVRVVAMSGMAQEDAAIEALRAGASSFLPKTADPESLVGPLLAVLDGWSVLPEALLRHLLESATPTADEGIAGQLTADERRLWRLIAAGAGTVDIATTLHVSERTAKRLVAHLLRRLRVSSRVEAAALAGRVGLDQRAQG
- a CDS encoding sensor histidine kinase; amino-acid sequence: MPVILAQHTSRGRQRGFLPAMVRRACSRLRRAIRPDPDQLPPSPEDALLRALCHDMRGSLTCLESALHHLGRTEPARSDVLAMAQAQASHLTSLLRTAEATAGAPPRRPAAGQLLPDVLAASVAASGLPRHQLTVHLDETAGGVRVGDARLQRILVNLLENAHRHGGGAPVRVGITSGGGWVECAVTQSGIASERVVGHLSTRRPPADLTGLGLWSVQQQARELGGWIVWEEGGGAFTLRVQLPDD